In the Caenorhabditis elegans chromosome X genome, one interval contains:
- the F38G1.3 gene encoding Protein quiver (Partially confirmed by transcript evidence): MNSNSFQMDCAAICLLTTAVQFIPLSSTINCTYCVEARSTYEHCFKDVIECAYRDPSSLIICLNVYEKNGGDPAIIQHTIRCISYQDYYVPDHSIRQVSAGGSCAFEHIQKCECDVCRSPTTSTSTTTTTTQITPSMHRKKHHHHHHHKENSSHYHKHDQLVFPNNTFAQQYRDSGYYLKSATSSFSLMIITAFATIVLIL, encoded by the exons ATGAACTCCAACTCTTTTCAGATGGATTGTGCTGCAATTTGTTTGCTCACTACTGCCGTTCAATTTATTCCACTTTCATCAACCATAAACTGCACGTATTGCGTGGAAGCTAGATCGACGTACGAGCATTGCTTCAAGGATGTTATAGAATGTGCATATCGGGATCCAAGCtctttaattatttgtttgaATGTGTATGAAAAGAATGG tggagACCCCGCCATAATTCAACACACAATTCGATGTATATCCTACCAAGACTACTACGTTCCAGACCATTCAATAAGACAG GTCAGCGCCGGCGGCTCGTGTGCATTCGAGCACATTCAAAAGTGTGAATGTGATGTGTGCCGATCACCAACTACATCCACAAGCACCACTACGACAACCACTCAAATCACCCCATCCATGCATAGAAA aaagcatcatcatcatcaccatcACAAGGAGAACTCCAGTCACTATCACAAACATGATCAGCTGGTATTTCCAAACAACACATTCGCCCAGCAGTACCGGGATAGTGGATATTATCTGAAATCTGCAACATCGAGCTTTTCTCTAATGATTATTACGGCTTTCGCCACTATTGTTCTTATTCTGTAA